Below is a genomic region from Dryobates pubescens isolate bDryPub1 chromosome 1, bDryPub1.pri, whole genome shotgun sequence.
GTGTGGTTTGTGCCAGGAAATGAAGTACACAACTTGCTGTGGTAGGGTAACAAGTGGCAACAAGGTGGGAAGATGGTTTGGAAACCTGACCCGAAGAACAGGTTTGGTCAGTGAGCCCTCACCCCTGATGCCACAGGGTGTGGGTGGCAACCCCAGTGGATACCTGGTGTCAGAGAGACACATCCAGGCAccatctctgcttttttttttctctgagtgGGAGGTTGGCCTCTTTGCTGTTAAGGATATCAGTAATGAGACAGAAAagtcttttcctttgctttgcagcCTTCAGGTTCAGACCTGGCTTTCAGGGAACATGGGGTGTGTGACCTGCATGCGTGAAGCAGCCTCTCTTTTTCCTGCCTGTTTAATCTGTGGTCTTTGGCTACTGCTAAAATGCTTTTGAAATGCTTTAAAGTGAGTAATGAGGTGTGCTTATTAGTGGGAGGAGAAATTCTCAGTTCAAATCTGAGCTTTAAAGTTAAATCCAAGAGCTCTGTGGGTCTTACCCACACCTGTGGACATCCGTGGCCAGTCAGAAGTCAAACCTAGGGAAGTTTCAGTGCAGAAAACTTGATTCCACAATTTCTGTGCTCCTAAACTTTCAGTAAAATGAGATGAAATCTGGGGATAAGCAGCACTGGGTGCAGATGATGAAAGCAGCTTGTCGATGAGTAAGTTAACACAGCAGTAACAAAGGTGTTGCTGTCAGACTCCACTGAGTTTTATGCTTATTCCATTTATTTGGCTGTTCTTGTGGAATAGAGCAAAATATACAATCATTGTTTAGTTTATTTCTTCAGCAGTGTCCACATTAAACAGTGTGAGTTAATTAAGTAGAGTTGCATGACATGGAAATGTATAAACACCAACACAGAATACAGACAGTACACCACAGAGGCAACATACACAGTGCAAAAACTTACCTTCCATCAATACTCTGATAATCTTTTATCTTCTGGATACATCACCTTTACTCAGGAATGGGTTTTAGggatgttgggaagaatttATTTAAGAGACACAAAGATATCCCAAAATCTTCCTGGTGATGCCTACACTGATAGGTTTTTGGGTGCCACTTCCATGCTGCCATGCCATGAAGCATTGGTGAGAGCTGCACAGGCTCTGGGTCTGAGCCCATCCAGAAGGCAGTTACCAGTGTGCAGGGGTGagaagagctgtgctggcaaATGCTGTGAATTTTAAGCTAATGCTTGAACAGTACAAGCATCATTTCCCATGTGCCATCACATGGAGCCTGCAGTTCGTGCTGGGGACAAAATATCTTGTGCCCCACTGTGTGCCATTGGCTGCTACAGCCCATGTTGGCCCCATGGGAGCTGCCTTTGCTGACTGCTTGCAGCTAGTTTGGAGGGTCAGTGTGTGCGTGTGTGGCTGGGTCCTGGCTCACAGCCTGGGGAATCCCAGCGGGCAGCCAGGTCAGGGCTTTCTGCTGTCTCTCCACTGCTGGAAGAATTTTTTTGTGGCTTTATTAGCTCATCCCAAGTTAGGACAGTATGACTTGGCCCTTCCTTTCCCTACTGGACACCTGCTGAAAATGACCCAGATACCCCTTAGCTGTCATGGACTGCATTGGTGTGCAGCCTCATTCAGTGCTTGGTGAGCACTACGTCAAGGGGAGACACCGTGGTTAtgatttgttcttttcttttccccatgtATATTTGTGTGTTTGAGTGCAGCAAACTATTTTCAACTTTTCTTTGCTGAACTGAGCACTCATCTTACTCAGACCTCACTGGGCTTGCATAAAAGCCCCCATCCCAGCCTGGGTGTGCTGATAACACTGATTTCACTGGTGCATATGGAGTGACAGATTGCCTCTCCTGGAGTCCATTTCCATCTGTGGCAAAATTACAAACTAATTTGCTGAAATTTGTTGAGCATTTTGATCAGGATTACTTAACCTGTGCCACAACCCCTCACAAAACACCAGCACAGTATGTCTGGTTTGTTATTTAAACTGATGTTATCAATGGAGTGTCACACTGCATTCTTTGCAGCTGGGTACAAGCATCCTTAGCaacaccttttttcttttcttcttggaGAAATAtggctcctttccccctcccccccccacccccttcctccctgACAAAAAGGTTTGATTCTTTGTCTTCATCATGGTTTTGATCATAAACCCAAATGAAAATCTTCACAGTTAGAAAGGACATAAtagatcctttcaggtagtgacCATAAGCAttggatttcacagaatcaccaaggttggaagagacctcaaaggtcatcaagtccaacctgtcaccacagacctcatgactgaaccatggcacctctgaaataaaagcttgtttcaggttggacttgctgatccttgaggtcttttccaaccttggtgattctatgtttaGAGTAAGCATGATGAGCAAGGGGCTTAAAAACTACTGCAGAGACATTGCCATGAGATGGGGCTCTCAAAGACTGAAATAGAGTTGAGGGCTTTTTATAGTCCAAGCTGTTGTAGAAGTCAATACCTCTATCACTGCTCTTGACATGTGGTGTGGCACAGATGTTTCCTTCAAGCTGCCAGGTTGATCTGAAGTGAAATACCCCACTGGTACAGGGAGGCTAGGGAGTGGATTAGTGACTTTTTAATAAATATGTGATAAATGCCCAGTTTCCCTTAATGTATGGATGGAGTCACTGAAGATGTGGATAATAGATACTGTTTAACCAAGTATCACTTTCTCAGCTGACTAGGTCCATTGAGGATTGCCATTCAGGAGCCAGCGTTCCAAGGCAGTAGGTGAGTTGTGATGTTTAggctttgcagcagggctgatgtGAGAAGAAAGAACCTGAAATCTTCCTAAAGGTATAATTTTCACTTTGGATATGGACACCTCAGGACATGGGTGCTCTTATAAGTGCAAATGCACTGTATCTCAGCTTtgctgcaccagcagcaagAAGATTTTTAACTTCACAAAGTGGCAGTTGAAACGAGGCAGCTCTGACCCCTGGAAAAGGGAATGATCATATTGACAAATAGTTTTGCATCAGCACCTACGTGCCCTGTAGCCCATGGTGCCTGCCAGTGCCAGCTATGTGCAGGTGGTTAACAGAACAATGGCCTGATCCCATCGTGACATCATCACATTAACCACCTCTCAAGCAGAGGACATTTCTTGTGGGTCTCTGTGGTAGCACATGTCcagctgctgggtgacaggctgaAGCCCAGCAGTCTGGGGCAAGAAGCATCCTGTCTATCTGCTACATCTGTAGGGATCTGCTCCCTGCTCATTGAATGCTCCCATGAACACTCATGCTGAAAACAAGCAGTCCTTGCTTTCTGCACAGTGTTTGCCTCTCACTTGGGGCATAGTCCAGTGTATTTTCTGTCTGAGCACGGAACTGCCAAAGACAAGTTCAAAATGCAATTTAAAGGTGCTgtacctgcctgtgctgcagtggtATGGGCACACAGAGTTGGATGTTTCTAATAGTATGGGTGTGCTGCTGGGACATGCAGCCTTAGCCAGGCTTGACCTGCACACTGGTGCAATATGGGTGACCCTTGGGAAAGCTGTCGTGGTCGCGTGGGCTGTTCTCAGTAATATGCAGATTGTCCCTTCCAGTTACCATGCCAGGTTTCCAGGAGGGTCTCTAGAcctgcagcttccctcctgTCACCCCATTCCTGGCAAACCTGCCTCCAGGAAGAAGCAGGGGTCCCCCAAACCATCCCTCCACAGATTTCCCTTGCTTAAACAGACTTCTCTGGCTTAAACAGTCACTGTGTCTCAAGGGTTAACCAAGAGTTAGCTGGAGGTTAGCATGCACCCACAatctgggggtggggtgggggataACATAATTTCTCTCCATATCTCCTTGTGTGAGTACATCTTCAGGGAATACTGCACCTTTTCCACAGTGATACCTTCCTGGGCTGGGAAAACCTTTTTTGTGCCTTCTGCTGGGGCAAGTGTTAATAACCATAAGCAACCCCAGTGATGCATCCATGAATGTCCACCATGTACAGAGACATCAGCATGTGTGTGTAAGCGCCGGCCTTGGTAGGATCTCTGCTGGATGCTGGCAGAAGCTATGCTGCTTTCTCATCCCCAATCACTGTTGATGTTCTTCTCAGGTTTTCCTTGACTTTAATGAATTCTGGTTCATGGtcttcctgcttctcctgctctttctcCAGCTGTAAGAAAGAAGAGCCACCATTATCTGTGCATGCCAAAGGACAAAAGTTCATTAGCTGCATCATAACTGTGGGCTTCAGTATTGCTGAGTGTGCAGTCATTACTGCCTGAGGTTGAATGAGTGTGTAGTGCCCATCAGTGCTGTCTTTATCCAAACCATTACACCAGAGCCATGTTTAATTTAGTCACTTTTTCTGGCCCACTGAAACATTTATATGGGGTTGAGCCTCAGCTCCCCCATTCCCCCCACGGTCTGTGCCTTGTGCAAGGCAGTTAGGATAACTGAGGgggtaagaaaaaaataattagttcTACCTGATCCAGCCTCTGGTGCCTTTTTAACAGCTCTTTTTCAAAAGGAGACTGCAATTTCTttgcctcttcctcttccttcttctgtcTGATGAGCTGGTTTCGGCGCCGGTGCTCAAGCACCcgctgcagctctggcttgcTGTCCATACTCAAACCTCTGTGGATAAAAAGCAGGTAAATCAGGGCCAGAGTGCTTACACCCTGGAGAGTAACCACTGCCAGTTTGGCAACCCCCAAACTCCTCTCAGTCCTAAATGGAAACATAGGACATTGGTCCACAAACAAGTCCTGGTCTACGAATCCATCCACAAGGCTTAAGGGTGTTACTGAGAGCACCTTACTGCTGGGATGGTGCTttcagctgcctgccttgggTGGGCACAGCGTTTGCTGGCTGAGTGTGGGGTTTCTGATGCTGGAAGTTTTGCCAGTCCCATTTCATTGAGGGGCTACAGCTGTCTGGGTCGAGTGTGGAAAGGGGAGCTGCGACAGGCTTCTGCTTCAATGATGTCGGTGAGAGAGTCATCTGCGTTGAGGGCATTTTAAACACGGACGGTTTTTTCTTCCACCAGCAGGGGTAGTCATTGATCTGCAATGATTGTCCTGGCAGTTGCTTTCCTACTCTTCGCATCGCAGTTTTGCTTCGTAGCTGGGGACTAGCGATCCTCCTGTTGACGTGGAGAGTTTGGGTCAAGAGACCAAAATAAAATCCCCTTTCTTCTGGAAGCCAGAGCCTTCGCTGGTTGGGCAGACATCTGACTCCCCTTCGGCCACCCAAAGCTTCTCTGATGGAGAGGATCTACTCCAAGCTCTGTTCTGTGAGGGAACGTGGGAAAGGAGGCATGGCAAGGGCATGCAGGCAAGATGTAAATAAGTGGAAAAGAGATGAAAGAAGTTCTCCAAATGGATGTCATAAACCTAACACTTTGAATATAGCCATGCTTAAATTTGGACACTAAGATGTACCTCCTGCAGCTGACCCCAGCTGCCTTCCCCCcagcttctgctcctctgaAAGCATAGGAGTACTTATGGAGCCCTAGCCAGAGACCAAAACCTGAAGCTCCTGGGAAGCTGAACATAAGCTGATACCCACATCCCCAGGACTTGGTATTTgggccagttctgtttaacatcttcattgatgactGTGATGAGGTGATTGAGTGCACCAtcgagtttgcagatgacacctagTGGGAATGTCcatctgctggagctgaggaaggctttgcagaaggATCTCAGCAGTCTGGATCAGTGATGTGTGGCCAGCTGTGTGCCATTCAACAATGCTGAGtgggtcctgcacttcagtcacaaaaaccccatgcaatgcCACAGGTTTTGGGAAGAGTGGTTTGAAAGTAGCTTGACAGAAAGGGATCTGAGGCTGCtggtcaacagctggctgagcatgagccagcagtgtgattAGAAGCCAAGGCAGCCAACAGTGTCCTgccttgtatcaggaatagtgtggccagcaggagtagggaagagatcgtacccctgtactcggcactggtgaggcttcacctcaaatactgtgttcagttttggacccctcactacaaaaagaacattgaggtcctggagtaTGTCTGGAGATGGgggaacaaggctggtgagggatcttgaacacaagtcctatgaggagcagctgagagagctagggttgttcagcctggagaggaggaggctgaggggacacctcattgcaGTGACCTgaaaggagttggggttgtcctctactcccaggtaacaagagatggaatgagaggaatggcctcaggttgcaccaggggaggcttagattgaatattaggaaaaatttcttcactgaaagggtcatttgctacaggaacaggctgcccagggaagtgggccacccctgaaggtgtttaaaagatgtatggatgaggagcttagggacatggtgtacagggagatgttaggctatggttggactcagggCAGACTATTGCAACTGCACAATTTTGTGTTGCTGAAGAATAGATTATTAAGAAGTAGTCAAGGCTAAATTTATGCATCTAACTTCTGcaacagcagctgaaatgtAAGCTTCCAAAAAAATATAGGACTAGAATGAGTTGATGAAGTTGTATTTTTGAGAGGAAGGAATTGAAGATCTGAGGAGCAGTATGGCCTGACCACTTTTGTGGGATGGGTTTAACATTTGTTTGAACTAAAGGGCTGAGAGCATTTACCACACCCTGCTGTAAAATGTGAGCTGTTTGGTTCCTGTGAGTGAATGTTTGCTTTGAGGTGAAGGGGGGACCTCCCCATGTCTGTGCTAAGGGTTTGGTGGGTCAGGGTGTGCTATTACCATAAAGCTTCTCCTTGGCACTGCGAGGTTTCTGTTGACCAAAGGTTGGTTGGTTCTTACCAAGCTCATTTTAAAGCAGAGATGTCAAACCTAGTGGACTACAGAACTTCTCTTGGCAAAGTGACAAGCACTAAGGTGCTATCTCACATCAGAAACTGAACTGGCAGGCAGAAGGAAACACTCTCGAGGTTCAGCAAACctctgtgctgtcactggggaccgGTACTTGCATCCTTCCAGTGCCACATTTAACAATGCTtcctatttctttctttgtggtttggttggttgatttagggtttttttgctttatgACAGGACAAAGTTCATGGCAGTATCAGTGAAGGTACCAATACCAATATGTGATATCAATAGTGCTGGCCTCAGAGCTGTCATGATGGTTTTTCAAGGCAGGAAGAACTGTATACTGCAGATATGCTTTTCCCAAGGCTTCAGAGAAAGCAAGCCTGCCTTGGCATGCTGGAGATCCAGCTTGCAATGCTGCCTGTGGATTTAGGGTTTGTTTCACAAGGTGCTAATTTGAGttgcttctccctgctgcttaaGGGAATAAAccaacagcaaagcagaaacagGAGCGAGTTGTAGAtcattctccctctccccttagaatagaatagaatagaatagaactaaccaggttggaagagaccttcgagatcatcatgtccaacctatccttctcccctctctccctctaaTAACTTGTAGCAGAAAGCAAAATGGGAAGAGTCAGGAGTGACAAGAAACCAGCAGTAGGGTTTGTTTGGTATACTTGCTGAAAAATATTTGGGAGGCCAGAGTCAAAGCAGGTGTAAACACCTGAGCCATACAAGATTATAAGCAGAGGCACCAGGAGATGCAAGATGGCTTCGGTGGAGCTGCCTCCTACCAGGACCTGATAGCACCTGTGGATGTAATGTGGTGAGAGGCACAGAAATAGAATACAAAGTTCTGatgggctttttgtttgccaGTTTGAAGTTCAGCTTTGTCACACGCCGAGGGGTCTGTACTCTGTCTGCTGCCATttgtctctgctgcctctgttgcAGGGATTTCTTGAATCTTTGCTCCATCTTGGTT
It encodes:
- the FAM107A gene encoding actin-associated protein FAM107A isoform X1; amino-acid sequence: MGAAHGKKKEYSLQSKCPSGSGKPRSSSSASMYTELERERPDGGNILTHPDYIDGNPDLIKPKKLLNPVKASKSHQELHRELLMNHRRGLSMDSKPELQRVLEHRRRNQLIRQKKEEEEAKKLQSPFEKELLKRHQRLDQLEKEQEKQEDHEPEFIKVKENLRRTSTVIGDEKAA